One genomic window of Providencia hangzhouensis includes the following:
- a CDS encoding TetR/AcrR family transcriptional regulator — MGRQRTIDREKLLDTAEDIVLQQGATALTIDAVAKAMGISKGGVQYCFGNKDALIDAMFERWGQSYDEIFNQTIEQDNSPEGKIFAHMQATHQHDKVSMAKGASLMASLLQTPEYLESTRTWYRERLARLDTSTEKGKQARIVFLATEGAFMLRYMGFMEIDDNEWQSIFSDLENLLKG, encoded by the coding sequence ATGGGACGTCAACGAACAATCGATAGAGAAAAATTACTTGATACTGCTGAAGACATTGTTCTACAGCAAGGCGCTACAGCGCTCACTATCGACGCAGTCGCCAAAGCGATGGGGATATCTAAAGGTGGGGTTCAATATTGTTTTGGCAATAAAGATGCCTTAATCGATGCAATGTTTGAGCGTTGGGGCCAGTCCTATGATGAAATTTTCAATCAAACAATTGAACAAGATAACTCCCCTGAAGGGAAAATTTTTGCGCATATGCAAGCGACCCACCAGCACGACAAAGTCTCGATGGCAAAAGGCGCTTCCTTAATGGCATCCTTATTACAAACCCCTGAATATCTGGAAAGTACGCGTACTTGGTATCGTGAACGGCTTGCGAGACTAGATACTTCAACAGAAAAAGGCAAACAAGCAAGAATTGTTTTTCTAGCCACTGAAGGCGCTTTTATGTTGCGTTATATGGGATTTATGGAAATTGATGATAATGAGTGGCAATCTATATTTAGTGATTTAGAAAATTTATTAAAAGGGTAG